From Streptomyces durmitorensis, a single genomic window includes:
- a CDS encoding MFS transporter, producing the protein MNSSTGGPAEGDPFDEGATSLLRQPKAVWATAGASVVAFMGIGLVDPILPSIAKGLDASASQVSLLFTSYFLITAVAMLVTGFVSSRIGGKKTLLLGLALVVVFAGLAGTSGSVGELVGFRAGWGLGNALFVSTALAVIVGAAAGGSAAAILLYESALGLGMACGPLLGAVLGNASWRYPFFGTAALMAVGFLCITAFLKEQPRPAQKTSLLAPIKALGHGGLASAAASAFFYNYTFFTVLAFTPFVLNMTPYKSGAIFFAWGLLLAVFSVLVAPRLQARFGSLKVLGGSLVLLAVDVLVLGYGNHTTAIVCTILSGAFIGVNNTVYTELALGVSDAPRPVASAGYNFVRWFAAAAAPFFAPKIEEWSNIHVPFVVAAITAALGAVVVWVRKDALTHEAEELEPKHATEDGVTVFAN; encoded by the coding sequence CACGGCAGGCGCGTCCGTCGTCGCCTTCATGGGCATCGGGCTCGTCGACCCGATCCTCCCCTCCATCGCCAAGGGCCTGGACGCGTCCGCCAGCCAGGTCTCCCTGCTCTTCACCTCGTACTTCCTGATCACCGCCGTCGCGATGCTGGTGACCGGATTCGTCTCCAGCCGGATCGGCGGCAAGAAGACCCTGCTCCTCGGGCTCGCGCTCGTCGTGGTCTTCGCGGGGCTCGCAGGCACCTCGGGCTCGGTCGGTGAGCTCGTCGGGTTCCGCGCGGGCTGGGGTCTTGGCAACGCCCTCTTCGTGTCGACCGCGCTCGCCGTCATCGTCGGAGCGGCGGCCGGCGGCAGCGCCGCGGCGATCCTGCTCTACGAGTCGGCGCTCGGCCTCGGCATGGCGTGCGGGCCGCTGCTCGGCGCGGTGCTCGGCAACGCGAGCTGGCGCTACCCGTTCTTCGGCACCGCGGCCTTGATGGCGGTCGGGTTCCTCTGCATCACGGCGTTCCTGAAGGAGCAGCCGAGGCCCGCGCAGAAGACGTCACTGCTCGCCCCGATCAAGGCGCTCGGCCACGGCGGGCTCGCGTCGGCCGCCGCCTCCGCGTTCTTCTACAACTACACGTTCTTCACGGTCCTGGCCTTCACGCCGTTCGTGCTGAACATGACCCCGTACAAGTCGGGTGCGATCTTCTTCGCCTGGGGTCTGCTGCTCGCGGTCTTCTCGGTGCTCGTGGCCCCGCGGCTGCAGGCGCGGTTCGGCTCGTTGAAGGTGCTGGGCGGTTCGCTGGTCCTTCTCGCGGTGGACGTGCTCGTGCTCGGGTACGGCAACCACACCACGGCCATCGTCTGCACGATCCTGTCCGGCGCCTTCATCGGCGTGAACAACACCGTCTACACCGAGCTGGCGCTCGGCGTATCGGACGCGCCGCGGCCGGTGGCCAGCGCCGGTTACAACTTCGTCCGGTGGTTCGCCGCCGCCGCGGCGCCGTTCTTCGCGCCGAAGATCGAGGAGTGGAGCAACATCCACGTCCCGTTCGTGGTCGCGGCGATCACGGCGGCGCTCGGCGCGGTCGTGGTCTGGGTCCGCAAGGACGCCCTCACCCACGAAGCCGAGGAGCTCGAACCGAAGCACGCGACGGAGGACGGCGTCACCGTCTTCGCCAACTGA
- a CDS encoding Mrp/NBP35 family ATP-binding protein → MATEDAVREALATVNDPEIHRPITELGMVKSVDISPDGAVAVTVYLTVSGCPMRETITKNVTDAVAAVEGVTRVDVTLDVMSDEQRKELASALRGGTAEREVPFAKPGSLTRVYAVASGKGGVGKSSVTVNLAAAMAADGLKVGVVDADIYGHSVPRMLGADGKPTQVEDMIMPPSAHGVKVISIGMFTPGNAPVVWRGPMLHRALQQFLADVFWGDLDVLLLDLPPGTGDIAISVAQLVPNAEILVVTTPQQAAAEVAERAGSIAVQTHQKIVGVVENMAGLPCPHCGEMVDVFGTGGGQRVAEGLTKTTGTNVPVLGSIPIDVRLREGGDEGKPVVLSDPDSPAGSALRTIAGKLGGRQRGLAGMTLGITPRNKF, encoded by the coding sequence ATGGCTACGGAAGACGCGGTGCGTGAAGCACTGGCGACGGTGAACGACCCCGAGATCCACCGACCGATCACCGAGTTGGGGATGGTCAAATCGGTAGACATCTCCCCTGATGGGGCGGTGGCGGTCACCGTGTACCTCACGGTCTCCGGGTGCCCGATGCGCGAGACCATCACGAAGAACGTGACCGACGCGGTCGCTGCCGTCGAGGGCGTCACGCGCGTCGACGTCACCCTCGACGTGATGAGCGACGAGCAGCGCAAGGAGCTGGCGAGCGCGCTGCGCGGCGGCACCGCCGAGCGCGAGGTCCCCTTCGCCAAGCCCGGCTCGCTGACCCGTGTCTACGCCGTCGCGTCCGGCAAGGGCGGCGTCGGCAAGTCGTCGGTGACGGTGAACCTCGCGGCCGCGATGGCGGCGGACGGCCTGAAGGTCGGCGTCGTGGACGCGGACATCTACGGCCACTCCGTGCCCCGGATGCTGGGCGCGGACGGCAAGCCCACCCAGGTCGAGGACATGATCATGCCGCCGTCGGCGCACGGCGTGAAGGTCATCTCGATCGGCATGTTCACGCCCGGCAACGCCCCGGTCGTGTGGCGCGGCCCGATGCTCCACCGCGCCCTCCAGCAGTTCCTCGCGGACGTCTTCTGGGGCGACCTGGACGTCCTGCTCCTCGACCTGCCCCCGGGCACCGGCGACATCGCGATCTCCGTCGCCCAGCTGGTCCCGAACGCGGAGATCCTCGTCGTCACGACGCCCCAGCAGGCGGCGGCCGAGGTCGCCGAGCGCGCGGGCTCCATCGCGGTGCAGACCCACCAGAAGATCGTCGGTGTCGTCGAGAACATGGCAGGGCTTCCCTGCCCGCACTGCGGCGAGATGGTCGACGTCTTCGGCACGGGCGGCGGCCAGCGCGTCGCCGAGGGCCTCACGAAGACGACGGGCACGAACGTCCCGGTCCTCGGCTCCATCCCGATCGACGTCCGCCTGCGCGAGGGCGGCGACGAGGGCAAGCCCGTGGTCCTCTCCGACCCGGACTCCCCCGCGGGCTCCGCGCTGCGCACCATCGCGGGCAAGCTGGGCGGCCGCCAGCGCGGCCTCGCGGGCATGACCCTGGGAATCACCCCGCGCAACAAGTTCTGA
- a CDS encoding DUF1003 domain-containing protein, giving the protein MPPADRERDARVEPRTAPRFRLDQPRPPRRKLLPEYDPEAFGRLSERIARFLGTGRFIVWMTITIIVWVGWNVWAPEVLRFDPFPFLFLTLALSLQASYAAPLILLAQNRQDDRDRVNLEQDRKQNERSIADTEYLSREIASLRMGLGEVATRDWIRSELQDLVKELEEQRRGQRVVFPAEESGGRDVGDR; this is encoded by the coding sequence ATGCCGCCGGCTGACCGCGAGCGGGATGCCCGTGTCGAGCCGCGGACCGCGCCCCGCTTCCGGCTCGACCAGCCGCGGCCGCCTCGGCGCAAGCTCCTGCCGGAGTACGACCCCGAGGCGTTCGGGCGGCTCTCCGAGCGGATCGCGCGGTTCCTGGGCACGGGGCGGTTCATCGTCTGGATGACGATCACCATCATCGTGTGGGTCGGCTGGAACGTCTGGGCCCCCGAGGTGCTGCGCTTCGACCCGTTCCCGTTCCTGTTCCTGACCCTCGCGCTGTCCCTCCAGGCGTCCTACGCGGCTCCCCTGATCCTGCTCGCGCAGAACCGGCAGGACGACCGGGACCGGGTCAACCTCGAACAGGACCGCAAACAGAACGAGCGCTCCATCGCGGACACCGAATATCTGAGCCGCGAGATCGCCTCGCTGCGCATGGGCCTCGGCGAGGTCGCCACCCGCGACTGGATCCGTTCCGAGCTCCAGGACCTGGTCAAGGAGCTGGAGGAGCAGCGCAGGGGCCAGCGCGTCGTATTCCCCGCGGAGGAGAGCGGCGGGCGTGATGTAGGCGACCGTTGA
- a CDS encoding magnesium and cobalt transport protein CorA gives MSMIRDLRAAVRPSLRKDGSAYSSYDTTRDPTAASAVVDCAVYRDGRRAACDDTLTPHEAMLQVRREGGFAWIGLHEPTEAEFSGIAAEFGLHPLAVEDAVHAHQRPKLERYDDTLFTVFKTIHYVEHAELTATSEIVETGEVMCFTGRDFFITVRHGGHGSLRALRRRLQEEPELLAKGPSAVLHTIADHVVDGYLAVADAMQDDIDEVETEVFSAPSKGKGSARGVDAGRIYQLKREVLEFKRAVSPLLRPMLLLSERPMRLVDPDIQKYFRDVADHLARVQEQVVGFDELLNSILQANLAQAAVAQNEDMRKITSWAAIIAVPTAVCGVYGMNFDHMPELHWRFGYPMVLGLIAGACWTIHRTLKRNGWL, from the coding sequence ATGTCGATGATCCGTGACCTCCGCGCCGCCGTCCGCCCCTCGCTCCGCAAGGACGGCAGCGCCTACAGCTCGTACGACACCACGCGCGACCCCACCGCCGCCTCCGCCGTCGTCGACTGCGCCGTCTACCGCGACGGGCGCCGCGCGGCCTGCGACGACACGCTCACGCCGCACGAGGCGATGCTCCAGGTGCGTCGCGAGGGCGGCTTCGCCTGGATCGGTCTGCACGAGCCGACCGAGGCCGAATTCTCCGGTATCGCCGCCGAGTTCGGGCTGCACCCCCTCGCCGTCGAGGACGCGGTGCACGCACACCAGCGGCCCAAGCTGGAGCGCTACGACGACACGCTCTTCACCGTCTTCAAGACCATCCACTACGTCGAGCACGCCGAACTCACCGCGACCAGCGAGATCGTGGAGACCGGCGAGGTGATGTGCTTCACCGGCCGGGACTTCTTCATCACCGTGCGGCACGGCGGCCACGGCTCGCTGCGCGCCCTGCGGCGCAGGCTCCAGGAGGAGCCCGAGCTGCTCGCCAAGGGCCCGTCCGCCGTCCTGCACACCATCGCTGACCATGTCGTCGACGGCTATCTCGCGGTCGCCGACGCCATGCAGGACGACATCGACGAGGTGGAGACCGAGGTCTTCTCCGCCCCGAGCAAGGGCAAGGGCTCCGCGCGCGGTGTCGACGCCGGGCGGATCTATCAGCTCAAGCGTGAGGTCCTGGAGTTCAAGCGGGCCGTGTCGCCGCTGCTTCGGCCCATGCTGCTCCTGAGCGAGCGGCCGATGCGGCTGGTCGACCCGGACATCCAGAAGTACTTCCGTGACGTCGCCGACCACCTGGCCCGCGTCCAGGAGCAGGTCGTCGGCTTCGACGAACTCCTCAACTCGATCCTCCAGGCCAATCTCGCGCAGGCCGCGGTCGCGCAGAACGAGGACATGCGCAAGATCACCTCATGGGCGGCGATCATCGCCGTGCCGACGGCGGTCTGCGGTGTCTACGGCATGAACTTCGACCACATGCCCGAGCTGCACTGGCGGTTCGGCTACCCGATGGTGCTCGGCCTCATCGCCGGTGCCTGCTGGACCATCCACCGCACCCTGAAGCGCAACGGCTGGCTCTAG
- a CDS encoding magnesium transporter MgtE N-terminal domain-containing protein: protein MAATASRVFVSHLAGTAVFDPNGDQVGRVRDLVAMLRVQRRPPRLLGLVVELSTRRRIFLPMTRVTGIETGQVITTGVLNVRRFEQRPTERLVLGEMLDRRVRLVETDEEVTVLDVAVQQLPARRDWEIDRVFVRKGKAGTFRRKGETLTVEWSAVDGFSLEEHGQGAESLLATFEQLRPADLANVLHHLSPKRRAEVAAALDDDRLADVLEELPEDDQIEILGKLKEERAADVLEAMDPDDAADLLAELPEDDKERLLTLMQPDDAADVRRLMAYEERTAGGLMTTEPIVLRPDATVADALARVRQQDLSPALAAQVYVCRPPDETPTGKYLGTVHFQRLLRDPPYTLVSSILDDDLQTLLPQTALPQVAGFFATYDMVAAPVVDESGSLLGAVTVDDVLDHMLPDDWRETEFHQDEGVRDAAG from the coding sequence ATGGCGGCAACCGCCTCCCGGGTCTTCGTCTCGCATCTGGCCGGTACCGCCGTCTTCGACCCGAACGGCGACCAGGTCGGCCGGGTGCGCGACCTGGTGGCGATGCTCCGGGTGCAGCGCAGGCCGCCCCGGCTCCTGGGCCTCGTCGTCGAGCTGTCCACGCGGCGCCGCATCTTCCTGCCCATGACCCGCGTGACGGGCATCGAGACGGGCCAGGTCATCACGACCGGCGTACTGAACGTGCGGCGTTTCGAGCAGCGGCCCACCGAGCGGCTCGTGCTCGGCGAGATGCTCGACCGGCGGGTCAGGCTCGTCGAGACGGACGAGGAGGTGACCGTCCTCGACGTGGCGGTGCAGCAGCTGCCGGCCCGCCGCGACTGGGAGATCGACCGGGTCTTCGTACGCAAGGGGAAGGCGGGCACCTTCCGACGCAAGGGCGAGACGCTCACCGTCGAGTGGTCGGCCGTCGACGGGTTCTCCCTGGAGGAGCACGGCCAGGGCGCGGAGAGCCTGCTCGCCACCTTCGAGCAGCTGCGCCCCGCCGACCTCGCCAACGTCCTGCACCACCTGTCCCCGAAGCGGCGGGCCGAGGTGGCCGCCGCCCTCGACGACGACCGGCTCGCCGACGTCCTCGAAGAGCTCCCGGAGGACGACCAGATCGAGATCCTCGGCAAGCTCAAGGAGGAGCGCGCCGCCGACGTCCTGGAGGCGATGGACCCGGACGACGCCGCCGACCTGCTCGCCGAGCTGCCCGAGGACGACAAGGAGCGGCTGCTCACGCTGATGCAGCCGGACGACGCCGCCGACGTGCGGCGCCTGATGGCGTACGAGGAGCGCACCGCCGGCGGTCTGATGACGACCGAGCCGATCGTGCTGAGGCCCGACGCGACGGTCGCCGACGCCCTGGCGCGGGTGCGCCAGCAGGACCTCTCCCCCGCGCTCGCCGCACAGGTCTACGTGTGCCGTCCGCCGGACGAGACGCCGACGGGCAAGTACCTGGGCACTGTGCACTTCCAGCGGCTCCTGCGCGATCCGCCGTACACGCTGGTCAGCTCGATCCTCGACGACGACCTCCAGACGCTCCTGCCGCAGACCGCGCTGCCGCAGGTCGCCGGGTTCTTCGCCACGTACGACATGGTGGCGGCCCCCGTCGTCGACGAGAGCGGCTCGCTCCTTGGCGCGGTCACGGTCGACGACGTGCTCGACCACATGCTGCCGGACGACTGGCGCGAGACCGAGTTCCACCAGGACGAGGGAGTGCGCGATGCCGCCGGCTGA
- a CDS encoding suppressor of fused domain protein, producing the protein MADVLALVEARLRTGLGEPDARAAVTFLGTDRVEVLRFTDGDVVRYATLGMAAQPMADPTAPLADPVKGPRAELILSVRGGVADTDKVLRPLAVLAASPQVEGLIVAPGASLDVGEPLWPGAQFTSVLVAEPGGLVEDLELDEPMEPVRFLPLLPMTPNEGAWKRVHGAQALQERWLNSGTDLRDPLRKSVPLD; encoded by the coding sequence ATGGCTGATGTTCTTGCTCTGGTCGAGGCCCGTCTCCGCACTGGCCTCGGTGAACCGGACGCCCGCGCCGCGGTGACCTTCCTCGGTACCGACCGCGTGGAAGTGCTGCGCTTCACGGACGGGGACGTGGTCAGGTACGCCACGCTCGGTATGGCGGCCCAGCCGATGGCCGACCCCACCGCCCCGCTGGCCGACCCCGTCAAGGGCCCGCGCGCGGAGCTGATCCTCTCGGTGCGGGGCGGCGTCGCCGACACGGACAAGGTGCTGCGGCCCTTGGCCGTCCTTGCCGCGTCGCCCCAGGTCGAGGGCCTGATCGTGGCTCCCGGCGCCTCGCTCGACGTGGGTGAACCGCTGTGGCCCGGCGCGCAGTTCACGTCGGTCCTTGTCGCGGAGCCGGGCGGTCTGGTGGAGGACCTGGAGCTCGACGAGCCGATGGAGCCCGTACGGTTCCTTCCGCTGCTGCCCATGACGCCGAACGAGGGCGCGTGGAAGCGGGTGCACGGCGCGCAGGCCCTCCAGGAGCGCTGGCTGAACAGCGGAACGGACCTGCGCGATCCGCTGCGCAAGTCCGTGCCCCTGGACTGA